In Phenylobacterium hankyongense, the sequence CCCTGGACTCCATGCCGGGCAAGCAGATGGCCATCGACGCCGACCTCTCGGCCGGCCTGATCGACGAGACCGAGGCCAAGAAGCGCCGCAAGGAGCTGGAGCAGGAATCCACCTTCTTCGGGGCCATGGACGGCGCCTCGAAGTTCGTCCGCGGCGACGCCGTCGCCGGCCTGATCATCGTCGCCATCAACGTGATCGGCGGCATCCTGATCGGGGTGATCCAGCACAAGATCCCCATCGGCCAGGCCTTCGCGACCTACACCATCATGACCATCGGCGACGGCCTGGTCAGCCAGATCCCCGCCCTGGTGATCTCGCTCGCCGCCGGCTTCCTGGTCTCCAAGTCCGGGGTCGAGGGCTCCGCCGACAAGGCCCTGGTCACCCAGCTGGCCATGAACCCGATCAGCCTCGGCATGGTCTCGGCCTGCGCCGGCGTGATCGGCTTCGTGCCCGGCATGCCGATGATCCCGTTCGCGGCCATCTCCGTGGCCTCCGGCGTGCTCGCCTGGCGCCGCTCGCAGAAGGTCCCCGAGGCGCCGAACGTCGAGATCCTGCCGAACTCGGCCGAGGACCAGGAAGAGCCGATCTCCCAGACCCTGGCCATCGACGAGATCAAGATCGAGCTGGGCTATGGCCTGCTGGGCCTGATCAACGACCTGGAGGGCCGCCGGCTCACCGACCAGATCAAGGCGCTGCGCCGCACGCTGGCGGCCGACTTCGGCTTCATCATGCCGTCGGTGCGGATCCTCGACAACATGCGCCTGGCCAGCCAGGGCTACTGCATCCGCATCAAGGAGATGGAGGCCGGGACCGGCGAGGTGCGCCTGGGCCACCTGATGGCCATGGACCCGCGCGGCGGCCAGGTGGAGCTGCCCGGCGAGCACGTCCGCGAGCCGGCCTTCGGCCTGCCGGCCACCTGGGTCGACGAGTCCCTGCGCGAGGAGGCCACCTTCCGCGGCTACACCATCGTCGATCCGGCCACGGTGCTGACCACGCACCTGACCGAGATCCTCAAGGAGAACATGCCGGACCTGCTCTCCTACGCCGAGGTGCAGAAGCTGCTGAAGGAGCTGCCGCCGGAGCAGAAGAAGCTGGCCGACGAGCTGATCCCCAGCGCCGTCACCATGACCACGGTGCAGCGTGTGCTGCAGGCGCTGCTGCGCGAGCGGGTCTCGGTCCGCGACCTGCCGGCGATCCTCGAAGGCGTCGGCGAGGCCGCGCCGCACACCCATTCGGTGACCAACCTGGTGGAGCAGGTGCGCACCCGCCTGGCCCGCCAGCTCTGCTTCGCCTACCGCGGCGACGACGGCGCCCTGCCGATCATCACCCTGACGCCGGAATGGGAGATGGCCTTCTCCGAGGCGCTGGTCGGGGCCGGCGAGGAAAAGCAGCTGGCGCTGGCCCCGTCGCGCCTGCAGGACTTCATCCGCGGCGTGCGCGACAGCTTCGAGCGCGCGGCGCTGAGCGGCGAGAGCCCGGTGCTGCTGACCAGCCCCGCCATCCGCCCCTACGTGCGCTCGATCATCGAGCGCTTCCGCGGCCAGACCCCGGTGATGAGCCAGAACGAGATCCATCCGCGGGCGCGTCTGAAGACCGTCGGCACCATCTAGTCCTGCGACAGGTCAGGGCGCCCCCGGCCCGGGGCGCGACGTCTGCGTCGTTGCAGGCGGGCGGCGCGGCTGGTAGCGGTTCCTCGAAGGGGCGAGACAGCTCCGTGAGTCTTGGGAATCGGATGCGGCGACCTCTCAACAGACCTCAGGGCACGGGCGCGGCGATCCTCTGGGATCTGCTCACCTTCGAGCGCCTGATGACCAACTCGGTCATCCACCTGATCTACTGGGCCGGCCTGGGCATCATCGTGCTCGGCGCGTTCGGCACGATCGGCGCCGCGGTCGGCGTGGCGATCCGCGACCCGTTCCCGTTCGGCCTCCTGATGGCCATCCCGGTGGTGGTCGGCGGCCTGCTGGTGATGGCCGCCCTGGTGCTGCTGTGGCGCTCGTTCTGCGAGTTCTACGTGGCGATCTTCCGGATCAGCGACGACCTCAGCGCGCTTCGCCAGGACGTCGAAGCCGAACGCGCGCGGCTGAAGACCAAGGGCTGAGCGTCCTCGGCCGACGCTAGAGCTCCAGCAGCGTCTCGAACCCGCCATAGATCAGGCGCTTGCCGTCGAACGGCATGGCCGCCGGATCCTGCTTCAGCCGCGGGTCCGCCATCACCTTGGCGTTGATGGCGTCACGCTGCGCGCGGGACTCGTAGACGATCCACGAGAAGATCACCGTCTCGTCGTCCTTGGCCTGCACGGCGCGGGGGAAGGAGGTGAGTTCGCCCTGGGGCACGTCGTCGCCCACGCATTCCACGTAGGCGAGCGCCCCGTGTTCCTTCCAGACCTCGCCGGCGGTCCGCGCGACGGCCTTGTAGGCCTCCAGGTTCTGCTTCGGGACCGCCAGAACGAAACCGTCGACATAGGGCATGGGAGCCTCCTTTGCGTGCGCTCGCACTAAGGACGCCCAGCCGGGCCGCGATCCGACAAAGGTGCGTTACCGGCCGCCGGACGCCTTGCGCAGGCCCAGCTCGTCGAGGGCCGCGGTTTCCCGCCGGCCGGCTTCCTTGATCTCCAGCAGGCGGGCCTGTTCGGCGATCTGCTCGTACTTCTTCTGCTCCTCGAAGGCCTGGGCCAGCGCGTCGCGCGCCCCCTGCTCCTCGAGCGCGATGGCCTCGATGTCGGCCTGCACCAGCGCCTTGCGCGCCCTGAGCGCGTCGAGATAGCCGATCAGCCGCCAGCCGTTCTCCGGATCGTTCTGCGCGGCCTGGGTCTCGGCCTCGCCCTCGGCGGTCAGCATCGCCAGCCGCATCTGCGCGTGCATCCGCCGGTCGGCGATCTCCGCCAGCCGCTTCTGCAGGGTCTCCACCTCGTAGGTGGAGAGCTTGATCAAGGATTTCGCCCAGCTCATGCGGCCTCATTCAGGATCTGGCTGAGGGCCGCGAACGAGCTCTCCAGGCCGGTGGACTCGTCCTTGTCCTGGGTCAGGAAGGCTTCGAGGGCGGGGTTGAGCTGGATCGCGCGGTCGACCTGCGGGTCGGCGCCGGCGCGGTAGGCCCCGATGCGGATCAGCTCTTCCATGTTGGAGTAGGCGGACAGCGACCGGCGCGCGGCGGTGACGATCTCCCGCTCGTGCGGGTGGTGGCAGCCGGGCATGGTCCGGCTGATGGACTTCAGCACGTTGATCGCCGGAAAGCGCCCGCGCTCGGCGATCGAACGCTCCATGACGATGTGGCCGTCGAGGATGCCGCGCACGGCGTCGGCGATCGGTTCGTTGTGGTCGTCGCCGTCCACCAGCACGGTGAAGATGCCGGTGATCGGCCCGGCCCGGGTGCCGTCCGGCCGGATCGGTCCGGGGCCCGCCCGCTCCAGCAGCTTCGGCAGCTCGGTGAAGACGGTTGGCGTATAGCCCTTGGTGGTCGGCGGCTCGCCGGCCGCGAGGCCGATCTCCCGCTGGGCCATGGCGAAGCGGGTGACCGAGTCCATCATGCACAGCACCTCGAGGTCCTGGTCGCGCAGGAACTCGGCGATGGCCAGCGTCATGTAGGCCGCCTGGCGCCGCTTCAGCGCCGGCTCGTCGGAGGTGGCCACCACCACCACGGCCCGCTTCAGCCCCTCCTCGCCCAGGGTCTCCTCGATGAACTCGCGCACCTCGCGGCCCCGCTCGCCGATCAGGCCGACCACCACCGCGTCGCACTCGGCGTTCTTGGCCAGCATCGACAGCAGCACCGACTTGCCGACGCCGGAGCCGGCGAACACGCCCAGCCGCTGGCCGCGGCAGCAGGTGGTGAAGACGTTCATGGCGCGCACGCCCACGTCCATCCGCTCGCCCACCCGGTCGCGGGCGTGGGCGGCCGGCGGGGCGGCGCGCATCGGATAGCCGACCTGGCCCTGCGGCAGAGGGCCCTTGCCGTCGATCGGCTCGCCGAAGGAATCGATGATCCGGCCCAGCCACGCCTTGGTCGGCCGCACCGCCGAGCCACGGGGCTCGATGCGGATCTGCGCGCCGGGGGCGACGCCCTCCACCGGGCCGAACGGCATCAGCAGGGCGCGGGTCTCGCGAAAGCCCACCACTTCGGCGGCCACCGGCGCATCGCCCAACCGGTCGATCTCGGCGCGCGCGCCCACCGCCAGCCGCGAGAGCCCGCCGCGGGCCTCGATCAGCAGGCCGTTCACCGCGGCGACGCGGCCCGAGACGGTCAGGGGGTCGAGCCGCTCGATGGCGGCCACGAGATTCTGCACGAAATACGCCCTCGGACTTGGGCCGGCAGAATCCCTCGCGCCGCCTTAAGAGGGTGTGAAGACGCGGGCCGCCCTCCCCCTTCGGGGGAGCCTCAGCTCAGCGCGCGGGCCAGCTTCAGGGCCTGGCGCGGGCGCCGCGCGGCGAGCCTGGCCGTGGTCAGCGGACGCCGCGCGACCGCCCGCACGACCAGCGGCCGGACGGCGCTGCGGATTACCGGCCGGGCCACGGCGGCCAGCCGGCCGCGGCCGTACCAGGCGCTCGCCGCCGCCAGGGCCACCAGCCCCGCCCCGACCAGCAGGCCGCGGTGCTTCTGGGCCTCGGTGTAGAAGCTGAGGCGCCGGCCGCTGGCGCTCACCGACATCCGGCCCAGCGCATGGCTGGCCGCATAGAGGGCGGCGGCGGCGATCACGTCGGCGGCGGCCTGCGGCTGTACGCCGCGGGGCAGGCGGATCTCGGTCAGCGACACCGGCGCGCGGGCGAGTTCACGCCGAAGCGTCCGGGACAGGTTGGGCGCGGCCGGCGTCAGGTTGACCACCGCGCCGCCGCCGGGTCGGCCGCGGAAGTGCCGGGCCGCCTCGCGCGCGCCGTTGGCGGCGGCCAGTTCATGGCTCTCTGGCCCATTGATCCAGGTGTCGAAGCCGCCGAACCGCGCCACCGCCGCGCGCGCGATGCGCCCCGCGGCCTCGGGATCGGCCAGGTCGCCGGCCACCGCATGGGCGCGGCCGCCCTCGGCGTTGATGGCCTCCGCCGCCTGGCGAAGCGCGGTCTCCCCGTGCCCGGTCAGCACCACGGCCGCGCCCGCCTGGGCGGCGCGGCGGGCGATCGCCAGCCCGGTTGCGCCGCTGGCCCCCGCGACGATGACGACCTGCTGGGCGAGCGGCTTCAACTTGGCGCGCATCGGGACTCCTCGGATGGCGGGATGGCCTGGCTCAACGATCCCCGCCTACAGCCCGTTCCCATCCCTCGCACTCGGGGCGCCGCGTTCAGGGCCGCCGCGTTCGGGGGCCAAGTCCAATCACAAAAGATTCAACGGCGCTGCCGCACGCGGCGGGAACGGTACCGCTTGAACGGGAATCTCAAATCAGATTAACGATTCGGGCGAGAGAGACACCAGCTATTAACCAGTCTTAAATTAACTCGCTGGCAAGTTAACAGCGAGCGTCGGGGCGGATTCCTAGAATTAGCCGGACGTCGCGTCGCCACAGTAGGAGAGCAGAATGCGCGTACTGTTGATCGAGGACGACAGCGCGACCGCGCAAAGCATCGAACTGATGCTCAAGTCGGAAGGATTCAACGTCTATACCACCGACCTCGGTGAGGAAGGCGTCGATCTGGGCAAGATCTACGACTATGACCTGATCCTGCTCGATCTGAACCTGCCCGATATGAGCGGCATGGACGTGCTGCGCACCCTGCGGGTCGGCAAGATCAACACCCCGATCATGATCCTGTCGGGCTCGGCCGAGATCGACACCAAGGTGAAGACCTTCTCGGGCGGCGCCGACGACTACATGACCAAGCCCTTCCACAAGGACGAGCTGGTGGCCCGCATCCATGCGGTGGTCCGCCGGTCCAAGGGCCACGCGCAATCGGTCATCAAGACCGGCGACATCCTCGTCAACCTCGACGCCAAGACCGTGGAAGTGAACGGCCTGCGCGTGCACCTGACGGGCAAGGAATACCAGATGCTGGAGCTGCTCTCGCTCCGGAAGGGCACGACGCTGACCAAGGAGATGTTCCTCAACCATCTCTACGGCGGCATGGACGAGCCGGAACTGAAGATCATCGACGTGTTCATCTGCAAGCTGCGCAAGAAGCTGGCCGCGGCGGCCGAGGGCAAGCACCACATCGAAACCGTCTGGGGCCGCGGCTACGTGCTGCGCGACCCGCAGGAAGCCCAGGTCGCGGCCTGATCGCCGCCGACTGACGGCAAAGAGACCAACGCCCGCCCTCACCGGCGGGCGTTTTCGTTTGCGCCTCCGCAGCCTTCGCTTCGGCGGAGGAGCGGGCTAACGTACGGCAAAGCTCCTCGGGAGGGACGACGTCATGGGACGAGTGCTCGCGCTGGCCGCGGCCTTGATGCTGAGCGCCGTCCTGACGTGGGTCGCGGTGCAGCCGCCGCAGCCGCAGCCGGCCAGCGCGCCGGCGAGCGCCTTCTCCGCCGCGCGGGCCATGACCATCGTGCGGGCCATCGGCTCGACGCCCCACCCCATCGGCTCCGCCGCCAACCACGCCGTGCGCGACGAGCTTGTGGCGCGGATGGGCGCGCTCGGCCTGTCGCCCCAGGTGCGGCCCGGCGAGGGGCTGCAGCAGCCCAAATGGCTGGGCGGCGCGCTGGTCGGCGGCACGGTGGAGAATATCGTCGGGGTCCTGCCGGGCCGTGACCGCGCGGCGCCCGCAGTGGCGCTGATGGCCCACTACGACAGCGTCCCCGGCTCCCCCGGGGCCGCCGACGACGCCGCCGGCGTGGCCACGGCGCTGGAGGCGGTCCGCGCCATCAAGGCCCGCGGCGTCCCGGCGCGCGACGTCATGGTGGTGCTCACCGACGGCGAGGAGGCGGGCCTCTTGGGCGCCAACGCCTTCTTCCGTCGCGATCCCTTGGCGAGGCGCGTCGGCTTCCTGTTCAACATGGAGGCGCGTGGCGGCGGCGGCCGGGTGCAGATGTTCCAGACCGGCGAAGGCAATGGCGGCACGATCGATCTGCTGCGGCGGACCGCGGCGCGGCCGCAGGCCTCCTCGCTCACCGGCTTCGTCTACGCCCAGATGCCCAACGACACCGACTTCACCGAGGCCCGCAAGGCCGGGGACGCGGGCCTCAACTACGCCTTCATGGGCCGCCAGTTCGACTACCACTCGCCCACCTCGACGCCGGCCAACCTGGAGGTCGGCACGCTGCAGGACATGGGCGACCAGGTGCTCTCCACCGCCGGCGCGGCCGCCTTCGCGCCCGCCCTGCCGCCGAAGACGCCGGACGTGGTCTACGGCCAGGTGTTCGGCGACCTGATCCTCGCCTACCCGCCGGCGATGGGCTGGCTGGTGCTGGCCGCCGCCGCCGGCCTGATCGCGCTCGCCGTGGTCCGCGCACGGCGGCTGGAGGCCTTTCCGTGGATGGACGCGGTCCGCGGCGCCGGCGCCCTGCTCTACGGCGTGGCCTGCGCCATCGCCGTGCTGCACGTGGCCCGCCAGGCGACCGGGGCGGCCGTCGGCTTCCTCGAGCAACGGGTGCTGCTGGCCCAGGTGACCCGCTGGGAGATCGCCCTGGTCCTGCTGGGCCTGGGGGTGATGATCTTCGCCTCGGCCGAGGCGGCGCGCGGCCGGCGGCTGACCGCCAGCCTGCTGCCGCTGGCGGCGGGGCTCGGCAGCTGCATCTTCGTAGAGGGTGTCGACGCGGTGGGCCTGGGCGCCGGCGTCATCGCCGCGCTCATCGCCCTCGCGGTGTTCAGCCGCCGCATCAGCCGCCCCGGCGCCTGGACCGGCGTGCTGGCCCTGGGGCTGGCGGTCGCCGTCGTCGCCCAGGCGCTCGCCCCGCCCGCCGCCTACGTGTTCGCCTGGCCCCTGGCGCTGGCCGCCCTGGCCGCGGCGGCGACCGCCATGGGCGCGCGGCGCGGCTATGGCGCCCTGGCCGCGCTGGCGCTGCTGGCGATCGTCGGCCTGGTCTGGACCGGCGGCCTCGCGCACTCCGCCTACCTCGCCCTCGACCTGCCCGAGCTCCTGGCGCTGCCGATGTTCCTGGCCGCCCTGCTGGTCTGGCCGCTGGCGCAGCCGGAGGAAGGCGCACCCCCGGCCCGGCTGGTGGGCCCGGCCCTGATCGCCGCCGGCGTCGTGGCGCTGCTGCTGGTGCGCCTCGATCCGCCGTGGGACGCCCGCCATCCGCAGGTGAGCTACGTGCTCTTCCACATCGACCAGGACGCCGGCCGCGCCTGGCGGGTCGACGCCGCTCCCGCGCGGACCGCCTGGACGGACGCCGCGCTGAAGGCCGACGGCGGCGCGATCGCCAGCTACCGGCACTGGGCGCTGCACGGCCTGGAGCGCGCCGCGCCGGCCCCCTTCGTGCAGACCCCCGCGCCCAGCCTCACCCTGGAGCGGTCGGCGGACGGCCGCCTCGTGCTGCATGCGGCAGCCCCGCCCGGCGCGCGGGTCCTCGACCTGCGGCTGAGGCCGGACACGCCGGTGACCGCGCTGAGCGTGAACGGCGTGCCGGCGCGCCTCGTGCTGAAGCCGGGAGCCTGGACCCGCCTGACCTGGAGCGCCGCCGCGCCGGCGATCGACCTGGTGCTGCAGCCCGGCGGTCCGGGACGGCTGGAGGTGCGCTATGCGGCCGCCGCCGAGCGCTGGCCGACAGGCGTCGCGCCGCTGCCGAAGCGGCCCGCCGACGTCATGCCGTTCGATCTCTCGGACTCCACCCTGGTCACCGGTTCGCGCCAGCTGGCTTGGTGATCGGCGCGGTTTTGGCTAAGCCCGGCGCATGAGCGACGTCGTCATCTATCACAACCCCGCCTGCGGGACCTCGCGCAACACCCTGGCCCTGCTCCGCGAGAAGGGGCTTGAGCCCCGGGTCGTCGAGTACCTCAAGGAGGGCTGGACCCGCGATCAGCTGCAAGACCTGCTGCAGCGCATGGGCCAGTCGGCGCACGACATCCTGCGGGTGCGCGGAACGAACGCCGACGAACTGGGATTAACCGACCCCAACGCTTCCGACGAGGCCCTGATCGCCGCCATGATCGTCGCGCCGGTACTGGTGAATCGCCCCATCGTCGTGACCCCGAAGGGCGCGGCGCTGTGCCGGCCGCCCGAACTGGTCCTGGGCCTGCTCTGAAGCGTGACAAAACGACCAAGCGTAGCCCAGGTCGTTTGCAGTCATGGTTGTTTCGCCTGGGGAGGCGCTGGAAATCTGACTCTGCCGTGGCGATGCCTTAACCGTGCGTCGGCAAGTATGGGGGCGTGATGCAAGACCTCGAGCCGCAACCTCTGACCGCGCGCGCCCAGGCCGCGCGCCTCGCGCCCCAGGCCCTGCTCTGCGGCGGCGTCCTGCTCGCCGCCCTGGTGGTCTGGAAGGCTGGCGACGTCACCGCCTCCAGGCCTGCCGCCCCGCCGCCGCTGTCGCCGGCCGCCGTCGCCGCCCTGCAGCACGCCGCCTTCACCCAGTCCGAAGCCCGGCCCGGCTTCGCCCGCCCGCAGAACGTGGCGCTGAAGATCCAGCCCGGCGAGACCTTCGAAGCCGCCGTGCAGCGCGCCGGCATCGCCCCGGAGGAGGCCCGGCAGGCTGTCGCCACCCTCGCCCAGGCCATGGACACCGTGCACATCAAGGCCGGCATGGCCTTCGACGCCGCCATCGCCCGTCCGAACGCCGCCGCTCCGAACGCCGCCATGGCCCCGGCCCGGCTGATCGGCCTGGCGCTGCGCACCGGCCCGGCCAGCGCCATCACCCTGTCGCGCACCTTCGACGGCGCGCTGCGCCTGCGCGAGCTGGACGAGAAGATCCGCGACGACACCGTCGCCACCAACGGCCAGATCCAGGGCTCGCTGTTCGAAAGCGCCGCCAAGCTCGGCGCCACGCCCACCATCACCGCCCAGGTGGTCAAGCTGTTCTCCCACAAGCTCGACTTCCAGCGCGACATCCAGCCGGGCGACGCGTTCAAGCTGGTGTTCGACCGCAAGGTCACCGAGAGCGGCCGCACCGTGGAGACCGGCGACCTGGAATACGCCGAGCTGCACGGCGTGAAGTTCTACCGCTTCGAGCGCGGCCACGGCGAGGCCGAGTACTTCGACGAGTTCGGTAAGAACATCAAAGGCTTCCTGCTACGCACCCCGGTCGACGGCGCCCGGATCACCTCGCTGTTCGGCCTGCGCAAGCATCCGGTGCTGGGCTACACCCGCGCCCACCAAGGCATCGACTTCGGCGCCGGGACCGGCACGCCGATCCTGGCGGCCGGCGACGGCGTGGTGCTGGAGGCGCGCCGCTGGGGCGGCTACGGCAACTGGCTGCGCATCCGCCACACCGGCGGCTGGGACACCGGCTACGGCCACATCTCCCGCTACGCCGCGGGGATCAGGCCCGGCATGCACGTCCGCCAGGGACAGCTGGTGGCCTATGTTGGCGCCACGGGCCTCGCGACCGGGCCGCACCTGCACTACGAGATCTGGAAGAACGGCCAGCGGGTGAACCCGGTCGGCGCCAAGGTGCCGCAGGGCACCGTCCTGGCCGGCGGCGAGCTCTCCCAGTTCAAGGCCCAGAAGGCCCGCATCGACGGCCTGCTGAAGGACGGCGCGCCGCAGCCGCGGGCGCTGGCCATGGCGGACAGCGGCTCGCTGAGCCGCTGAGCGTGACGAAGTTGCTCCCCCGCCGGGGGAGCTGTCAGCGAAGCTGACTGAGGGGGGAGGTCGGCGCTGACCCCCTCCGGCGCTTCGCGCCACCTCCCCCGAAGGGGAGGAACTCCCGCAGCGTCAGGCGTCGAAGACGATGACCGAGCGGGCCAGCTCGCCGCGCTTCATGTCCTCGAAGCCTTCGTTGACCTGCTCCAGCTTGATGCGCTGGGAGATCATCTGGTCGAGCTTCAGCTTGCCCGACATGTAGAAGTCGACGAACCGCGGCATGTCGACCGGGAAGCGGTTGGAGCCCATCAGCGAGCCCTGCAGCTTCTTCTCGCCCAGGAACGCCGCGCCCATCACGCTGACCATCTGACCGACCGGGATCATGCCGATGATGTTGGCGGTGCCGCCGCGGCGCAGCATGTTGAAGGCCTGCTCGGCGGTCTTGGCCATGCCGATGGCCTCGAACGCGTGGTGCACGCCGCCCTTGGTCATCTCGATCACTTCCTTGACCGCGTCGGTCTGGGAGGCGTCGATGAAGTCGGTGGCCCCGAACTCCATGGCCAGGTTGCCCTTGGAGGCGACCATGTCGATGGCGATGATCCGGCTGGCGCCGGCGATCGCCGCGCCGTTGATCGCCGACAGGCCGACGCCGCCGCAGCCGATCACCGCCACGGTCTCGCCGGGGCGGACGTTGGAGGTGTGGATCGCCGCGCCCACGCCGGTGGTCACCGAGCAGCCGATCAGGGCGGCGCGGTCGAGCGGCATGTCCGGGCGGATCGCCACGCAGGCGTGCTCGTGGATCAGCATCTGCTCGGCGAAGGACGACAGGTTCAGGAACTGCATCATCGGCCCGTTCGGGGCGGTCAGCCGCGGCTCCTCGTCCTTGCCGCGCTTGGTGTCGGGCGAGACGCACAGGCTCATGTGGCCGGTGAGGCAGAATTCGCAGTGGCCGCAGAACGCCGACAGGCAGGTGATCACGTGGTCGCCCGGCTTCACCGTGCGGACCTCGGAGCCGACCATCTCCACCACGCCGGCGCTCTCGTGGCCGAGCACGGCCGGCAACGGGTGGGGATAGGAGCCTTGCATGAAGTGCAGGTCGGAGTGGCAGAGACCGGCGGCGGCGGTGCGGATCAGCACCTCGTGCGGCCCCGGCTTGTTGATCTGGACTTGCTCGATCTGAAGCGGCTTGCCCACTTCGCGCAGCACGGCGGCCTTCATGGCGATCTCCCCAACGGCGCCCGCTCGACGTCGGGGCCTTTTGCCTCGAAGCCCGGGTGCGGCCCAGGCCTTCGTCACATGTCTTATCGCCGTTCAGATGGGACGGCCAAGCGGTTTTGCGGAAAACCGGTCGACAGGCCGAAGCCGGTTCCGCATGACAGGATCAGCGCTCCGCCGGAGGCCCGATGGACGACCCGCAGCCGAAAGCCAGCTCCGCGTTGGAGGTGTTTCTCGTCTTCCTGCGCCAGGGGCTGACCGCCTTCGGCGGCCCGGTCGCCCACCTGGGCTATTTCCGCCGCGAGTTCGTCGAGCGCCGCGGCTGGCTGTCCGAAGCCGCCTTCGCCGACCTCCTGGCGCTCTCGCAGTTCCTGCCGGGCCCCGCCTCCAGCCAACTGGGCATGGCCATCGGCCTGCGGCGCGCCGGCCTCGCCGGGGCGCTGGCCGCCTGGCTGGGCTTCACCCTGCCGGCCGGCGCCGCGATGATCGCGCTCGGCTACCTGGCGCCCAGGCTCACCGAAGACTGGGGCTCAGGCTTCATCCACGGCCTGAAGATCGCCGCCGCCGCCGTGGTGGCCCAGGCGCTGATCGCCATGGC encodes:
- a CDS encoding DUF4282 domain-containing protein produces the protein MRRPLNRPQGTGAAILWDLLTFERLMTNSVIHLIYWAGLGIIVLGAFGTIGAAVGVAIRDPFPFGLLMAIPVVVGGLLVMAALVLLWRSFCEFYVAIFRISDDLSALRQDVEAERARLKTKG
- the ctrA gene encoding response regulator transcription factor CtrA; protein product: MRVLLIEDDSATAQSIELMLKSEGFNVYTTDLGEEGVDLGKIYDYDLILLDLNLPDMSGMDVLRTLRVGKINTPIMILSGSAEIDTKVKTFSGGADDYMTKPFHKDELVARIHAVVRRSKGHAQSVIKTGDILVNLDAKTVEVNGLRVHLTGKEYQMLELLSLRKGTTLTKEMFLNHLYGGMDEPELKIIDVFICKLRKKLAAAAEGKHHIETVWGRGYVLRDPQEAQVAA
- the fliI gene encoding flagellar protein export ATPase FliI, producing the protein MQNLVAAIERLDPLTVSGRVAAVNGLLIEARGGLSRLAVGARAEIDRLGDAPVAAEVVGFRETRALLMPFGPVEGVAPGAQIRIEPRGSAVRPTKAWLGRIIDSFGEPIDGKGPLPQGQVGYPMRAAPPAAHARDRVGERMDVGVRAMNVFTTCCRGQRLGVFAGSGVGKSVLLSMLAKNAECDAVVVGLIGERGREVREFIEETLGEEGLKRAVVVVATSDEPALKRRQAAYMTLAIAEFLRDQDLEVLCMMDSVTRFAMAQREIGLAAGEPPTTKGYTPTVFTELPKLLERAGPGPIRPDGTRAGPITGIFTVLVDGDDHNEPIADAVRGILDGHIVMERSIAERGRFPAINVLKSISRTMPGCHHPHEREIVTAARRSLSAYSNMEELIRIGAYRAGADPQVDRAIQLNPALEAFLTQDKDESTGLESSFAALSQILNEAA
- a CDS encoding M20/M25/M40 family metallo-hydrolase, which gives rise to MGRVLALAAALMLSAVLTWVAVQPPQPQPASAPASAFSAARAMTIVRAIGSTPHPIGSAANHAVRDELVARMGALGLSPQVRPGEGLQQPKWLGGALVGGTVENIVGVLPGRDRAAPAVALMAHYDSVPGSPGAADDAAGVATALEAVRAIKARGVPARDVMVVLTDGEEAGLLGANAFFRRDPLARRVGFLFNMEARGGGGRVQMFQTGEGNGGTIDLLRRTAARPQASSLTGFVYAQMPNDTDFTEARKAGDAGLNYAFMGRQFDYHSPTSTPANLEVGTLQDMGDQVLSTAGAAAFAPALPPKTPDVVYGQVFGDLILAYPPAMGWLVLAAAAGLIALAVVRARRLEAFPWMDAVRGAGALLYGVACAIAVLHVARQATGAAVGFLEQRVLLAQVTRWEIALVLLGLGVMIFASAEAARGRRLTASLLPLAAGLGSCIFVEGVDAVGLGAGVIAALIALAVFSRRISRPGAWTGVLALGLAVAVVAQALAPPAAYVFAWPLALAALAAAATAMGARRGYGALAALALLAIVGLVWTGGLAHSAYLALDLPELLALPMFLAALLVWPLAQPEEGAPPARLVGPALIAAGVVALLLVRLDPPWDARHPQVSYVLFHIDQDAGRAWRVDAAPARTAWTDAALKADGGAIASYRHWALHGLERAAPAPFVQTPAPSLTLERSADGRLVLHAAAPPGARVLDLRLRPDTPVTALSVNGVPARLVLKPGAWTRLTWSAAAPAIDLVLQPGGPGRLEVRYAAAAERWPTGVAPLPKRPADVMPFDLSDSTLVTGSRQLAW
- a CDS encoding flagellar FliJ family protein gives rise to the protein MSWAKSLIKLSTYEVETLQKRLAEIADRRMHAQMRLAMLTAEGEAETQAAQNDPENGWRLIGYLDALRARKALVQADIEAIALEEQGARDALAQAFEEQKKYEQIAEQARLLEIKEAGRRETAALDELGLRKASGGR
- the flhA gene encoding flagellar biosynthesis protein FlhA, whose translation is MADTSFSAFAAQRPTPREIWGWVARGEVALALGVVGIVVLLILPVPAFLLDLFLALSITSAVLILMTALLIKRPLEFTAFPTVLLVATLFRLGLNIASTRLILGHGHEGVHGAGHIIEAFGKLMMGGSFVIGVIVFAILVVVNFTVITKGSGRIAEVAARFTLDSMPGKQMAIDADLSAGLIDETEAKKRRKELEQESTFFGAMDGASKFVRGDAVAGLIIVAINVIGGILIGVIQHKIPIGQAFATYTIMTIGDGLVSQIPALVISLAAGFLVSKSGVEGSADKALVTQLAMNPISLGMVSACAGVIGFVPGMPMIPFAAISVASGVLAWRRSQKVPEAPNVEILPNSAEDQEEPISQTLAIDEIKIELGYGLLGLINDLEGRRLTDQIKALRRTLAADFGFIMPSVRILDNMRLASQGYCIRIKEMEAGTGEVRLGHLMAMDPRGGQVELPGEHVREPAFGLPATWVDESLREEATFRGYTIVDPATVLTTHLTEILKENMPDLLSYAEVQKLLKELPPEQKKLADELIPSAVTMTTVQRVLQALLRERVSVRDLPAILEGVGEAAPHTHSVTNLVEQVRTRLARQLCFAYRGDDGALPIITLTPEWEMAFSEALVGAGEEKQLALAPSRLQDFIRGVRDSFERAALSGESPVLLTSPAIRPYVRSIIERFRGQTPVMSQNEIHPRARLKTVGTI
- a CDS encoding SDR family NAD(P)-dependent oxidoreductase, with amino-acid sequence MRAKLKPLAQQVVIVAGASGATGLAIARRAAQAGAAVVLTGHGETALRQAAEAINAEGGRAHAVAGDLADPEAAGRIARAAVARFGGFDTWINGPESHELAAANGAREAARHFRGRPGGGAVVNLTPAAPNLSRTLRRELARAPVSLTEIRLPRGVQPQAAADVIAAAALYAASHALGRMSVSASGRRLSFYTEAQKHRGLLVGAGLVALAAASAWYGRGRLAAVARPVIRSAVRPLVVRAVARRPLTTARLAARRPRQALKLARALS
- a CDS encoding DUF1428 domain-containing protein, translating into MPYVDGFVLAVPKQNLEAYKAVARTAGEVWKEHGALAYVECVGDDVPQGELTSFPRAVQAKDDETVIFSWIVYESRAQRDAINAKVMADPRLKQDPAAMPFDGKRLIYGGFETLLEL